One stretch of Phocoena phocoena chromosome 10, mPhoPho1.1, whole genome shotgun sequence DNA includes these proteins:
- the LOC136129097 gene encoding HLA class II histocompatibility antigen, DO alpha chain-like: protein MVLSGGLVLGLHTLMTLLSPQEAGAIKADHMGSYGPAFYQSYDCSGQFTHDFDGEQLFSVDLKKREAVWRLPEFGNFAYFDPQNGLASITVVKAHLDVLVERSNRTRAANVPPRVTVLPKSHVELGQPNVLICVVENIFPPVINITWLRNGQTITEGVAQTSFYAQPNHLFRKFHYLPFVPSVDDFYDCKVEHWGLDQPLFKHWEPQVPTLLPDTTETLVFTLGLALGLAGFLVGVTLIITGTCLSSSPR, encoded by the exons ATGGTCCTCAGTGGGGGGCTGGTCCTGGGACTCCACACCCTGATGACCCTCCTGAGCCCCCAGGAAGCTGGGGCCATCAAGG CTGACCACATGGGCTCCTACGGACCAGCCTTCTACCAGTCCTATGATTGCTCGGGTCAGTTCACCCATGATTTCGATGGAGAGCAGCTGTTCTCTGTGGACCTGAAGAAGAGGGAGGCTGTGTGGCGTCTGCCTGAATTTGGCAACTTCGCCTACTTTGACCCGCAGAATGGGCTAGCCAGTATCACGGTGGTCAAAGCGCATCTGGACGTCTTGGTGGAGCGCTCGAACCGTACCAGAGCCGCCAACG TGCCCCCAAGAGTGACTGTCCTCCCCAAGTCTCACGTGGAGCTGGGCCAGCCCAACGTCCTCATCTGCGTCGTGGAGAACATCTTCCCCCCTGTCATCAATATCACCTGGCTGCGCAACGGTCAGACCATCACCGAGGGGGTGGCCCAGACCAGCTTCTATGCCCAGCCCAACCATCTGTTCCGGAAGTTCCACTACTTGCCCTTCGTGCCCTCGGTGGATGACTTCTATGACTGCAAGGTGGAGCACTGGGGCCTGGACCAGCCGCTCTTTAAGCACTGGG agCCCCAGGTGCCTACCCTGCTGCCTGACACCACAGAGACCCTGGTCTTCACCCTCGGCCTGGCCCTTGGCCTGGCCGGCTTCCTCGTGGGCGTCACCCTCATCATCACAGGCACATGTCTGTCCAGCAGCCCCAG GTAA